CTGCTCGAGCGCATCGCCCTGGACCCGCCCAAGGGCGTGGTCATCCAGTCGCTGAAGAAGGCCGGCTTCATCGCCGGGGCGGACCTGAAGGAGTTCCAGGAGTTCGACCGCCGCGGCACCGTGAACGACGCGATCCGCCGTGGCCAGTCCACCTACCAGAAGCTGGCCGAGCTGCCCTGCCCCACCGTGGCGGCCATCCACGGCCACTGCCTGGGCGGCGGCACCGAGCTGGCGCTGGCCTGCCGCTACCGCGTGGCCTCCAATGACAGCAGCACCCGCATCGGCCTGCCGGAGACCCAGCTGGGCATCTTCCCGGGCTGGGGCGGCAGCGCGCGCCTGCCGCAGCTGGTGGGCGCGCCCGCGGCGATGGACATGATGCTGACCGGCCGCACCCTGTCGGCCTCGGCCGCCCGCGGCATCGGCCTGGTCGACAAGGTGGTGGCCCCGGCCGTGGTGCTCGATACCGCCGTGGCCCTGGCCCTGTCCGGCACCACCCGCCCGTTCAAGCAGCGCGCGACCGCCTGGGCCACCAACACCTGGCTGGCGCGCAAGCTGCTGGCCCCGCAGATGGTCAAGCAGGTCGCACGCAAGGCGAAGAAAGACCAGTACCCGGCGCCGTATGCGCTGATCAGCACCTGGCAGCGCACCGCCGGCAAGCCGGTGCAGGCGCGCCTGGACGCCGAGCGCCGCGCGGTGGTGAAGCTGGCCAGCACGCCGACCGCGCGCAACCTGATCCGCATCTTCTTCCTGACCGAACGCCTGAAGGGCCTGGGCGGCGGCGATTCCGGCATCCGCCACGTGCACGTGGTCGGCGCCGGCGTCATGGGTGGCGACATTGCCGCCTGGGCCGCCTACAAGGGCTTCGAAGTGACGCTGCAGGACCGTGAGCAGCGCTTCATCGACCCGGCCATGGAGCGCGCGCAGGCGCTGTTCGCCAAGAAAGTGCGCGACGAGAGCAAGCGCCCGGCGGTGGCCGCGCGCCTGCGTGCCGACCTGGAAGGCAACGGCGTGGCCGAGGCCGACCTGGTCATCGAAGCCATCATCGAGAACCCGGAGGCCAAGCGTGCGCTGTACCAGACGCTGGAACCGAAGATGAAGCTGGATGCGCTGTTGACCACCAACACCTCGTCGATTCCGCTGGTGGAGCTGCGCGACCACATCCAGCGCCCGGCCCAGTTCGCCGGCCTGCACTACTTCAACCCGGTCGCGCAGATGCCGCTGGTGGAAATCATCCACCACGACGGCATGGCACCGGAGACCGAACGCCGCCTGGCCGCGTTCTGCAAGGCGCTGGGCAAGTTCCCGGTGCCGGTGGCCGGCAGCCCGGGCTTCCTGGTCAACCGCGTGCTGTTCCCGTACATGCTGGAAGCGGCCACCGCGTATGCCGAAGGCATTCCGGGCCCGGTGATCGACAAGGCCGCGGTGAAGTTCGGCATGCCGATGGGCCCGATCGAACTGATCGACACGGTGGGCCTGGACGTGGCCGCCGGCGTGGGCAAGGAGCTGGCGCCATTCCTGGGCCTGCAGGTGCCCGAGGCACTGGCGACGGTGGACCCGGCCAAGCGCGGCAAGAAGGATGGCCAGGGCATCTACACCTGGGAAAACGGCCGGGCGAAGAAGCCGGACGTGGCCCGCGACTACCAGGCCCCGGCGGACCTGGAAGACCGCCTGATCCTGCCGCTGCTGAACGAGGCGGTGGCCTGCCTGCACGAAGGTGTGGTGGCCGATGCGGACCTGCTGGATGCGGGCGTGATCTTCGGTACGGGCTTTGCCCCGTTCCGTGGTGGTCCGATCCAGCACATCCGCGCGGTGGGTGCCGATGCGATCGTCGAGCGGTTGAAGGCGCTGCAGCAGCGCCACGGCGACCGTTTCGCCCCGCGCCCGGGCTGGGACAACCCGGTCCTGCGCGAACCCGTGGTGTGAGTGTGTCGGCCGGGCCTGCGGCCCGGCACCCGCTGGATCAACATCCAGAGCCAAAGCCAGAGCCGGAGCCGGAGCAACAGCCGGCTCTGGCTTTTCTGTTTGTTGGGCGGGGCGGTGTGGGCTTGCAGGACACGCCGTAAACCCGTCCATGGGGGCTCGTAGGCGCCATCCATGGCGCCTACGGTCCTGCAAGCCCACACCGCCCCACCCCCGACAGTTTCCCGGTGACGGTAGGTGAACTCCGATTTCGGCAGGTGTCGACCTTGGCTGCCGCAGTAGATCCACGCCATGCGTGGATGCGAGCGAAGCGACCGGCGTTTGATTTTGATTTTCTTTTTTCTTTTCCGTGGCTGATGCGCCCGGCCAACCACAGCGCCAGTCGACTAACAGTCGGCTCTACCGATCGACCAGCCACGAGGGGCTGCGCCGTTGGCTGGAACAACCTGTTACCCGCATGGGGCATGTGCCCACCACGACCGCATGCCATGCTGGCGCCCTTGATCCCTGCCAGCGAGAACGCCCGCATGACCACCATCATCGCCCCGCGCGTCCACGACATCGGCGGCCTGGAAGTACGCCGCGCCGTGCCCACCCTGCAGGCCCGCAGCATCGGCTCGTTCGTGTTCGTCGACCAGATGGGCCCGGCGATCATGCGCCCCGGCACCGCCATCGACGTGCGCCCGCACCCGCATATCGGCCTGGCCACCGTCACCTACCTCTGGTCCGGTGCCATCGGCCACCGCGACACGCTGGGCTCGGACCAGGTCATCCGCCCCGGTGACGTGAACTGGATGACCGCCGGCCGTGGCATCGCCCATTCCGAGCGCACGCCGCCGCCGGATCGCGACCACGACAACCCGATCCACGGCATGCAGACCTGGGTCGCGCTGCCGAAGTCGCACGAGGAGATCGAGCCGGCGTTCTACCACCATGCCGCTGCCACCCTGCCCGAGCAGCGCCGCAACGGCGCGTGGCTGCGTGTGATCGCCGGCCGCGCCTATGGCGAGGAATCGCCGGTGAAGGTGTTCGCCGATACGCTCAACGTGGCCATCGACCTCGACCCGGATGCGGAGATCGATATCGACAACGGCCATCGCGAACGCGCGTTGTACATCCTCGAGGGCCAGGCCCAGCTGGATGGCGTGGACATCCCGGCCCAGCACCTGGTCATTCCCGAAGCCGGCGCCATTGGCCGCCTGCGCGCGAAGACCCCGGTGAAAGCGATGCTGTTCGGTGGCGAGCCGCTCGATGGCCCGCGCCACCTGTGGTGGAACTTCGTGTCCAGCTCCAAGGAGCGCATCGAACAGGCCAAGCACGATTGGGAAGCCGGGCGCTTCGGCACCATCCCCGGCGACGACAAGGAATTCATTCCGCTGCCGCAGTACTGAGGCAGAAGGAAGTCGAGCGAGCTCGACTCTACGGCAGGGCCTCGGCACTGCCCGCCGCGGTCCACGCGCCTTATACGCGGCCATCACCTGCCGTGCACTCCACTGCGGCCGCACGCATCCGCGCGCCTTATTGGAGTGCAGGTCATGGGCATGGGCAAACGTTTTGCCGCCGAGTTCCTCGGCACGTTCTGGCTGGTCCTGGGTGGCTGTGGCAGCGCGGTCCTGGCCGCGAAATTCGGCGGTGATGGCAACCCGCTGGGTATCGGCTTCCTTGGCGTGGCACTGGCCTTCGGCCTGACCGTGGTCACCGGCGCGTACGCGTTCGGCCACGTCTCGGGCGCGCACTTCAATCCGGCGGTCAGCGTTGGCCTGTGGGCCGGCGGCCGCTTCCCGGCCCGCGACCTGGTGCCGTAGCGCTGGCGGCCTGCTGGCCGGCTTCATCCTGCTGCAGATCGCCTCCGGTGCGCCTGGCTTTGCCATCGACGGCAGCCAGGCCGGGGCGTTCGCCAGCAACGGCTACGGTGCGCTGTCGCCGGGCGGCTACAGCGTAGCGGCCGCCTTCCTCTGCGAAGTCGTGCTCACTGCGGTGTTCCTGGTGGTCATCATGGGAGCGACCCACGGCAAGGCCCCGGCCGGTTTCGCGCCGCTGGCCATCGGCCTGGCCCTCACCCTGATCCACCTGATCAGCATCCCGGTCACCAACACCTCGGTAAACACGGCACGCTCCACCGCCGTCGCGTTCTTCGCCGGCAGTGGCGCGACCGGGCAGCTGTGGCTGTTCTGGGTCGCTCCGCTGCTGGGCGGCATGATCGGCGGAATGATCTACAAGTGGGTCGGCAGCGACCGCTGAACACCCCCCCCCTCCATCACGGCCGACACTCGGCCGTGATGGTTACGGTTGTAACCGCAATTTGTGCGATCGCTCACGTTCCGTTAAGGTCGGGATGACCGTCCGTACACCTGCGGACGGCTTGGCATCCGGGGATGGGATGCCACCGCCACCGGCGCGCCGGTGGAGCCTTACGACACGCCACCTTGGGGGATGCATGAAGTTCGCGCCTGTTGTGTTGTCGAGCCTGCTGTTTGCCGCGGCCCAGGCCGCCGCGCAGGCTCCGGCCGAGTGTCCGTCGCTGCCCGCCAGCAGCGGTCTGCAGTGGCAGGAGCAGGCACAAGCTGATTTCGTGGTGTGCCGGGCGGCCACCGCCGATGGCCGTGAAGTGCTGAGCCTGATGCTCAGCCAGCGCGATCCGGGCATTCCGCTCAGTCGTTCGCTGCGCCAGGAAAAGGGCAGCTTCGGCGGTGAATCGATGTACTGGTACCAGCCCGACCTGGGCGGCCAGCAGCCGCCGGGCTATGCCGAGCGGCGCATCAGCGTGATCAAGCTGGACAAGGGACGCTACGCGCAGATCGCGCTGTATCCGGGCAGCACCCAGGAGCTGGGCAGCCTGCAGCAGCTGGCGCAGGGCATGAACCTGACGCCGTCGGCCGTGGCCGACGGACGCTGAGCGGGCACGGGAATGACTGCCTGGCAGCATTCCCGCACTTCAACATTGATCGGTAGCGCCGGGCCATGCCCGGCGAACGGGTGCTTGCGCGCGACGCTGGGAAAGCCGCCGGGCATGGCCCGGCGCTACCCCTCAGAAGCGGCCTTCCTGGAAATCGACGAAGGCCTGCATCAGTTCCTGCCGGGTGTTCATCACGAACGGGCCATGGCGCATGACCGGCTCGCGCAGCGGGCGACCCGCCACCAGGATCAACCGTGCGCCTTCGCGCCCGGCCGACAGGTGCAGCTGCTCGCCGCCACCCAGCACCGCCAGTTCCTGGCGCGCCACGTCACGCGCGGCATCCTGCTCACCCACCGTCACCCCGCCCTCGAACACGTAGGCGAAGGCGTTGTGCCCTTCCGGCAGCGTATAGGTCCAGGCGCGGTCCGCGTCCAGGCTGATGTCCAGGTACAGCGGATCGGTGGCCGGCTGCGCGATCGGGCCGACGGTGCCGTCGACGCTGCCGGCGATCACTTTCACCTGCACGCCCTCGGCCGGCTGCACCACCGGAATGCGCTCGGGCGCGAACTCCTGGTACTTCGGGTCGGTCATCTTGTCGCGCGCCGGCAGGTTCACCCACAGCTGGAAACCGCGCATCTGCCCGCTTTCCTGCTCCGGCATTTCCGAATGGACCAGGCCGCGGCCAGCGGTCATCCACTGCACGCTGCCCGGGGTCAGCAGGCCTTCGTTGCCGTGGTTGTCGCGATGGCGCATGCGCCCGTCCAGCATGTAGGTGACGGTCTCGAAGCCACGGTGCGGGTGCTCCGGGAAGCCGGCGATGTAGTCCTCGGCACGGTCGGTACCGAATTCGTCCAGCAGCAGGAACGGATCGAGGTCGGGCAGCGACGGGCCGCCGATGACACGGGTCAGCCGCACGCCGGCACCGTCGGAGGTGGGCATGCCACGGATGGTGCGCTGCACGCGGACCGGTTCGGGAAGGCTCATGGCGACTCCTGTTGGATGGATGCCAGTGAAGATGGACGCCGCACGCCGCAACGCCAATGGGCGGCGCCGCAACCGATTGTTCCATCGCTGGTGTTCGCCGCGCGTCATGTCCGCCGCGCGGCGGCGCCTGCGTTGTGTTCGACCAAAGTACTACCGCAGAAAGGTTCCGTACCGATTGACCGTGCACAGGTCACGCGGGACCCTTTGAACATCTTTCCGGGAGAGAGCACCTCATGAAAGGGTTTTCCAAAATAGGCTGGGCGGCCCTCGCCCTGCTCGGCGCATTCTGTCTGGGCACCGTGGCCCTGCGCCGCGGCGAACACATCAACGCATTGTGGATCGTGGTCGCCGCGGTATCGCTGTACCTGGTGGCCTACCGCTTCTACAGCCTGTTCATCGCCGACAAGGTGATGCAGCTCGATCCGACCCGGGCCACCCCGGCGGTGATCAACAACGATGGCCTGGACTACGTCCCGACCAACAAGCACGTGCTGTTCGGCCACCACTTCGCCGCCATCGCCGGTGCAGGCCCGCTGGTCGGCCCGGTGCTGGCCGCGCAGATGGGCTACCTGCCCGGCCTGCTGTGGCTGGTGGTGGGCGTGGTACTGGCCGGCGCGGTGCAGGACTTCGTGGTCCTGTTCCTGTCCAGCCGCCGCAACGGCCGTTCGCTGGGTGACCTTGTGCGAGAGGAAATGGGCCAGGTGCCCGGCACCATCGCCCTGTTCGGCGCCTTCCTGATCATGATCATCATCCTGGCGGTGCTGGCGATGGTGGTGGTCAAGGCGCTGGCCGAAAGCCCCTGGGGCATGTTCACGGTGATCGCGACGATGCCCATCGCGATCCTGATGGGCGTGTACATGCGCTACATCCGCCCCGGCAAGATCGGTGAGATTTCGGTGGTCGGCCTGATCCTGCTGCTGGCCGCGATCTGGTTCGGCGGCAAGGTGGCGGCAGACCCGACCTGGGGCCCGGCGTTCACCTTTACCGGCACCCAGATCACCTGGATGCTGATCGGCTATGGTTTCGTCGCCTCGGTGCTGCCGGTGTGGCTGCTGCTGGCCCCGCGCGACTACCTGTCCACCTTCCTGAAGATCGGCACGATCATCGCCCTGGCCATCGGCATCCTGGTGGTCATGCCAGAACTGAAGATGCCGGCGCTGACCCAGTTCGCCGCCAGCGGCGACGGCCCGGTGTGGAAGGGCGGCATGTTCCCGTTCCTGTTCATCACCATCGCCTGCGGCGCGGTGTCCGGCTTCCATGCCCTGATCTCCTCGGGCACCACGCCCAAGCTGCTCGCCAATGAATCGCACATGCGCTACATCGGCTACGGCGGCATGCTGATGGAATCGTTCGTGGCAGTGATGGCGCTGGTGGCCGCCTCGATCATCGATCCGGGCATCTACTTCGCGATGAACAGCCCGGCGGCGGTGATCGGTGCCGATGCGGCCTCGGCGGCGCACTTCATCACCAACACCTGGGGCTTCACCATCAGCCCGGAACAGCTGACCGCCACGGCGGCGGCCATCGGTGAACCGACCATCCTGCATCGCGCCGGTGGCGCACCGACGCTGGCGGTGGGTATCGCGCAGATCCTGCACGAAGCGATCCCGAGCAGCAGCGACGCGATGATGGCCTTCTGGTACCACTTCGCGATCCTGTTCGAAGCGCTGTTCATCCTGACCGCGGTCGATGCCGGTACCCGTGCCGGTCGCTTCATGCTGCAGGACCTGCTGGGCAACTTCATTCCGGCGCTGAAGAAGACCGAGTCGTGGACGGCCAACATCATCGGCACTGCCGGCTGCGTGGCGCTGTGGGGTTACCTGCTGTACACCGGCGTGGTCGATCCGTTCGGCGGCATCCAGACGCTGTGGCCGCTGTTCGGCATCTCCAACCAGATGCTGGCCGGTATCGCGCTGATGCTGGGCACGGTGGTGCTGTTCAAGATGAAGCGTGACCGCTACGCGTGGGTGACCGCGGTTCCGGCCGTGTG
This genomic stretch from Stenotrophomonas sp. SAU14A_NAIMI4_5 harbors:
- a CDS encoding 3-hydroxyacyl-CoA dehydrogenase NAD-binding domain-containing protein; amino-acid sequence: MLSGFDGLRFSHWHPEIRDDGVVVLSLDRQDSSVNAMSQDVLLELGDLLERIALDPPKGVVIQSLKKAGFIAGADLKEFQEFDRRGTVNDAIRRGQSTYQKLAELPCPTVAAIHGHCLGGGTELALACRYRVASNDSSTRIGLPETQLGIFPGWGGSARLPQLVGAPAAMDMMLTGRTLSASAARGIGLVDKVVAPAVVLDTAVALALSGTTRPFKQRATAWATNTWLARKLLAPQMVKQVARKAKKDQYPAPYALISTWQRTAGKPVQARLDAERRAVVKLASTPTARNLIRIFFLTERLKGLGGGDSGIRHVHVVGAGVMGGDIAAWAAYKGFEVTLQDREQRFIDPAMERAQALFAKKVRDESKRPAVAARLRADLEGNGVAEADLVIEAIIENPEAKRALYQTLEPKMKLDALLTTNTSSIPLVELRDHIQRPAQFAGLHYFNPVAQMPLVEIIHHDGMAPETERRLAAFCKALGKFPVPVAGSPGFLVNRVLFPYMLEAATAYAEGIPGPVIDKAAVKFGMPMGPIELIDTVGLDVAAGVGKELAPFLGLQVPEALATVDPAKRGKKDGQGIYTWENGRAKKPDVARDYQAPADLEDRLILPLLNEAVACLHEGVVADADLLDAGVIFGTGFAPFRGGPIQHIRAVGADAIVERLKALQQRHGDRFAPRPGWDNPVLREPVV
- a CDS encoding pirin family protein, encoding MTTIIAPRVHDIGGLEVRRAVPTLQARSIGSFVFVDQMGPAIMRPGTAIDVRPHPHIGLATVTYLWSGAIGHRDTLGSDQVIRPGDVNWMTAGRGIAHSERTPPPDRDHDNPIHGMQTWVALPKSHEEIEPAFYHHAAATLPEQRRNGAWLRVIAGRAYGEESPVKVFADTLNVAIDLDPDAEIDIDNGHRERALYILEGQAQLDGVDIPAQHLVIPEAGAIGRLRAKTPVKAMLFGGEPLDGPRHLWWNFVSSSKERIEQAKHDWEAGRFGTIPGDDKEFIPLPQY
- a CDS encoding pirin family protein, which produces MSLPEPVRVQRTIRGMPTSDGAGVRLTRVIGGPSLPDLDPFLLLDEFGTDRAEDYIAGFPEHPHRGFETVTYMLDGRMRHRDNHGNEGLLTPGSVQWMTAGRGLVHSEMPEQESGQMRGFQLWVNLPARDKMTDPKYQEFAPERIPVVQPAEGVQVKVIAGSVDGTVGPIAQPATDPLYLDISLDADRAWTYTLPEGHNAFAYVFEGGVTVGEQDAARDVARQELAVLGGGEQLHLSAGREGARLILVAGRPLREPVMRHGPFVMNTRQELMQAFVDFQEGRF
- a CDS encoding carbon starvation CstA family protein codes for the protein MKGFSKIGWAALALLGAFCLGTVALRRGEHINALWIVVAAVSLYLVAYRFYSLFIADKVMQLDPTRATPAVINNDGLDYVPTNKHVLFGHHFAAIAGAGPLVGPVLAAQMGYLPGLLWLVVGVVLAGAVQDFVVLFLSSRRNGRSLGDLVREEMGQVPGTIALFGAFLIMIIILAVLAMVVVKALAESPWGMFTVIATMPIAILMGVYMRYIRPGKIGEISVVGLILLLAAIWFGGKVAADPTWGPAFTFTGTQITWMLIGYGFVASVLPVWLLLAPRDYLSTFLKIGTIIALAIGILVVMPELKMPALTQFAASGDGPVWKGGMFPFLFITIACGAVSGFHALISSGTTPKLLANESHMRYIGYGGMLMESFVAVMALVAASIIDPGIYFAMNSPAAVIGADAASAAHFITNTWGFTISPEQLTATAAAIGEPTILHRAGGAPTLAVGIAQILHEAIPSSSDAMMAFWYHFAILFEALFILTAVDAGTRAGRFMLQDLLGNFIPALKKTESWTANIIGTAGCVALWGYLLYTGVVDPFGGIQTLWPLFGISNQMLAGIALMLGTVVLFKMKRDRYAWVTAVPAVWLLICTTYAGFIKIFDSNPAQGFLAQAHKYQAAIASDTITAPAKSVAQMQQIVVNAYVNTSLTALFLLVVGAVLVYSIKTILAARRNPQRSDRETPYVALKPHEMVDL